One Gambusia affinis linkage group LG15, SWU_Gaff_1.0, whole genome shotgun sequence genomic window carries:
- the LOC122844432 gene encoding pecanex-like protein 3 isoform X2 has protein sequence MGSQALQILRQGVWASLTGGWYVDPHQSTFSNCIHLYLWIFLLAFPFLLYMALPPSLVVAGVYSAVVAIFFTAIKVVNYRLHAMFDLGEIVEKKQASLAADALRTEEGDDGSGAHDGNQHRCGDIIERDVGEWHFYTNQYLFFSWDSHVGVEMTVFRKVNSTPPVRCSSQHSLFGLNQVSEFLPQLEDVGGTTDLKELTQAQGSNNVIVTSAHRAILRQSSQDAQRPSSMAQSCISDSPGGEFPGLIGVPGVSSGPDDPGGCLSIPPSPLSQEDGGEKEQPKDLPKQSSQQSTKDNGLGTYCPLGPSAESGSLGDTPLSPLIKSSLSEELSENLMGLGLDPGAFAPGTEHPGSRSGVALAAGSTDSCFSAGGATTDRETLSTVSSYRSEKTDSTQLESPSLSQSRPADGQTPAAAPVSGSIALKNTEDAAGQGGSDTDNLSDSVLLRSPSKELSISQGLDRTLVEEDLPPAHSDIAQPPPLQNSSPSSSGHSEVCDLDRKSHGPPLPPPRQANSVPSGLALGLVCSEPALPISSTPLLLSDPPALQAQQVVRPKDLKLLRAGGGNMGHRPGRRKAPRRRTGAGSSSFDCGSYRRHHNHRQHGDYIPVRSRLGAKAYSESLFEDSSDEDDGSDISAGSSLGSQRRYSSDEDNDNDDDSSSSTSCYSSDLANINISSLLSTAAQHPAPREGDLPETSAPSHSRAAQRSSSTASAKTHARVLSMDGAGGDQSNAATTPSALLPMPSTSTPAPRTLTMSKSDLEARTIHTDGFPVCHRHHRLDSLGGSWTGNQMGWRAGELVEEGAVGGALGPEDGSKHECLTSVKRTQAIRRRHNAGSNPTPPPSTMGSPPSLQDLQRVRTSSHSRTRTLPSALQFASSLLLPRSGIHEASNFDDTSEGAVHYFYDESGVKRSYTFGPAGGGYEDPVQERERQSQSSSFTSTEVQDGAPVLSILQPRPVVLQGMQVRRVPLEMPEFDLDHESLQESHENTLMIEEKAKPKQYYRFWVLPGKWLRVRYDRLALLALLDRNRRVGENVFSVLLASLVAFLGFLLLLQGFFRDIWVFQFCLVIASCQYSLLKSVQPDAASPMHGHNWIIVYSRPVYFCLCCGMIWIFDLSGRAGSLQPFSLYGVTFFSGHFLLCVRDLLIVFALCFPVIFLFGLLPQVNTFVMCLLEQIDMHIFGGTATTSPLSSLFSLIRSIVVAALLYGFCLGAINAPWGDAHVPVLFSVFCGLLLALSYHLSRQSSDPTILWSLVRSKLFPELENRTPEDPPVEIKDPLPEKLRNSVSEILHSDLVMCPLMAVITFAISASTVFIALQPALSFVLYILAGVVGFVTHYLLPQLRKQLPWFCLAHPVLRSREYSQFEVRDAAQLMWFEKLYAWLQCVEKYFIYPAVVLNSLTTEARTVGQSHKDLDMYRALFISVAGMKLLRSSFCTPSQQYVTLCFTTLFFHCDYPHFSETFLIDYYFMSIVFSKMWDLLYKLRFVLTYIAPWQITWGSAFHAFAQPFAVPHSAVLFVQAVFSAIFSTPLNPVLGSAVFVTSYTRPVKFWERDYNTKRVDHSNTRLATQLDRNPGADDNNLNSIFYEHLTRSLQHSLCGDLLLGRWGNYSTGDCFILASDYLNALVHIIEIGNGLVTFQLRGLEFRGTYCQQREVEAITEGVEEDEGCCCCEPGHLPQMLSFNAAFGQRWLAWEVAATKYVLEGYSISDNNAASMLQVFDLRKILITYYVKSIIYYVSRSPKLEEWLANEAIQEALRPCLAPNYVDSDPTFNLNIDEDYDHRASGITPSSFSMVYLDWIQYCNSRRQTPVTCERDSPLVNLCFGLCILGRRALGTASHSMSASLEPFLYGLHALFKGDFRITSPRDEWVFADMDLLNRVVAPGVRMSLKLHQDHFTSPDEYEDPMVLYDAITGNEEKMLISHEGDPVWRSAILANMPSLLALRHIMDDGSDEYKIIMLNKRFLSFRVIKVNRECVRGLWAGQQQELVFLRNRNPERGSIQNAKQALRNMINSSCDQPIGYPIYVSPLTTSYAGGHGQLRSVWGGPVSPHNIYTWLISSWDRLQKGCGAGCNSGGNIEDSDCGGGSTSISTNPAIHTTQSTPASGLPQPHITTVQPSMGTDNPAGPTQSWPHHPQPLPLALLSQSESRMEAGLLSSLQRTSSIQGLLGQQLSSSQLSFSSSVVPPPLPAPERFCPAALLENSGHRLSHRSGLHYESHFGKWSFSGRKGFNGPAAVEMEGGPVQTIRTQPPPPSAPPQEAGIRHDPLGATQRLDRSLLDSGGYGCI, from the exons GCTCTTCCTCCAAGCTTGGTGGTGGCAGGCGTGTACTCTGCTGTGGTAGCGATCTTCTTTACCGCCATTAAGGTGGTTAACTACCGACTTCACGCCATGTTCGACCTCGGTGAGATTGTCGAGAAGAAGCAGGCTTCTCTCGCCGCTGACGCCCTGAGGACAGAAGAAGGAGACGATGGGTCAGGAGCTCATGATGGAAATCAACACAGGTGTGGAGATATAATTGAAAGGGATGTTGGAGAATGGCATTTTTATACTAACCagtacttatttttttcctgggATAGTCACGTTGGTGTGGAGATGACCGTTTTTCGGAAGGTTAACTCGACTCCCCCGGTTCGCTGCAGCTCCCAGCATTCTCTTTTCGGATTGAACCAAGTGTCG GAGTTTTTGCCCCAGCTTGAGGATGTAGGAGGAACTACTG aTCTCAAAGAATTAACACAGGCACAGGGAAGCAATAATGTAATTGTGACTTCGGCCCATCGTGCGATTTTACGTCAGAGCTCCCAGGACGCACAAA GGCCCTCCAGTATGGCCCAGTCCTGCATCTCTGACTCTCCAGGAGGAGAATTCCCGGGTCTCATTGGAGTTCCTGGAGTGTCATCTGGACCTGATGATCCTGGAGGATGCCTGTCCATCCCGCCTTCACCTTTAAGTCAAGAAGATGGAGGTGAGAAGGAACAGCCGAAGGACTTGCCAAAACAATCATCTCAACAGAGTACCAAGGACAATGGGTTGGGAACATATTGTCCACTTGGACCCTCTGCCGAATCTGGAAGCTTAGGTGATACACCCCTCAGCCCTCTTATAAAGAGCAGCTTAAGCGAGGAGTTAAGCGAAAACCTCATGGGTTTGGGTCTGGACCCCGGAGCTTTTGCTCCAGGAACTGAGCACCCAGGCAGTCGCAGTGGGGTAGCTTTGGCTGCGGGGTCCACAGACAGCTGCTTCAGTGCAGGCGGAGCTACCACAGACCGAGAGACACTAAGCACCGTAAGCAGCTACCGCTCTGAGAAAACGGACTCCACTCAGTTAGAAAGTCCATCGTTGAGCCAGTCGCGGCCTGCGGATGGACAGACTCCTGCTGCAGCACCAGTGTCAGGTTCTATTgctctgaaaaacacagaggatGCAGCCGGACAGGGTGGCAGTGACACTGACAACCTGTCGGACAGTGTGCTCCTACGCTCCCCTTCCAAAGAGTTGTCCATCAGCCAGGGCTTAGACCGGACACTTGTTGAGGAGGACTTACCCCCTGCACACTCTGATATTGCACAGccccctcctctccagaactcTTCCCCTTCAAGTAGTGGCCACTCAGAGGTGTGTGACTTGGACAGAAAATCTCATGGTCCTCCTCTCCCCCCACCTCGGCAGGCCAATTCAGTGCCTTCAGGACTGGCCCTGGGTCTAGTGTGTTCTGAGCCTGCTCTGCCCATATCCTCCACCCCATTGTTACTTTCTGATCCGCCTGCGCTCCAAGCCCAGCAGGTTGTTCGTCCTAAAGACTTAAAGCTGCTGCGGGCCGGCGGCGGAAACATGGGCCACAGGCCGGGCCGAAGGAAAGCTCCCAGACGGCGAACAGGAGCGGGCAGCAGCAGTTTCGACTGCGGCTCTTACAGGCGTCACCACAATCACAGGCAACACGGAGATTACATCCCGGTGCGCAGCCGGCTGGGGGCTAAAGCTTACAGCGAAAGTTTGTTTGAGGACTCCAGTGACGAGGACGACGGCAGTGATATTAGTGCCGGGTCCAGCCTGGGCTCCCAGCGCAGATACAGCTCAGACGAGGACAACGACAACGATGACGACTCGAGTTCCTCTACCTCTTGCTACTCCTCAGACCTCGCCAACATCAACATTTCATCCCTTCTCTCCACTGCTGCTCAACATCCTGCTCCAAGGGAGGGCGATTTACCCGAAACCTCCGCCCCCTCTCACTCTCGTGCTGCTCAGCGCTCCTCTAGCACAGCGAGCGCTAAGACTCATGCGAGGGTACTAAGTATGGATGGGGCCGGCGGGGACCAGAGCAACGCAGCGACCACGCCCTCCGCGCTTCTTCCAATGCCCTCCACGTCCACCCCGGCTCCTCGCACCCTTACTATGTCTAAGTCTGATCTGGAAGCCCGGACTATACACACTGACGGCTTCCCTGTATGCCATCGTCATCATCGGCTGGATTCTCTCGGAGGGTCTTGGACCGGCAACCAGATGGGTTGGAGGGCAGGAGAGCTGGTTGAAGAGGGAGCCGTGGGCGGAG CTTTAGGTCCAGAAGACGGAAGCAAACATGAATGCCTGACGAGCGTGAAGAGGACCCAGGCGATCCGCCGGAGGCACAACGCCGGGAGCAACCCCACACCCCCACCTTCAACAATGGGATCGCCTCCCAG CCTCCAAGACCTTCAGCGTGTTCGGACCTCGTCTCATTCCCGCACCCGCACGCTTCCATCAGCCTTACAGTTTGCGTCTTCGCTCCTCCTCCCCCGCAGCGGCATCCACGAGGCCTCCAACTTCGACGACACATCAGAGGGAGCGGTGCACTATTTCTACGATGAAAGTG GAGTGAAGAGATCATACACTTTTGGACCGGCTGGAGGTGGTTACGAGGACCCGGTTCA agaaagagagaggcagTCCCAGTCATCAAGCTTCACCTCCACTGAGGTTCAGGATGGAGCTCCAGTCCTGTCCATCCTCCAGCCCAGACCCGTGGTTCTGCAGGGCATGCAGGTCCGCAGGGTGCCGCTTGAAATGCCGGAG tttgACCTTGATCACGAATCCCTCCAAGAATCCCATGAGAACACTCTGATGATTGAGGAGAAAGCCAAGCCTAAGCAGTACTACCGGTTTTGGGTGCTGCCTGGAAAGTGGTTGAGGGTTCGATACGATCGACTGGCTCTTCTGGCTCTGTTGGACAG GAATCGCCGTGTGGGAGAGAACGTGTTTTCGGTGTTGTTGGCCAGCCTGGTGGCCTTCCTGGGGTTTCTGCTCCTGCTTCAGGGCTTTTTCAGGGACATCTGGGTCTTCCAGTTCTGCTTGGTCATTGCCAGCTGCCAGTACTCTCTACTGAAG AGCGTACAGCCGGATGCCGCCTCCCCGATGCAT GGCCATAACTGGATCATTGTGTACAGTCGGCCTGTTTACTTCTGCTTATGTTGTGGGATGATCTGGATATTTGACCTGTCTGGGCGAGCTGGAAGTCTGCAGCCATTCTCCCTCTATGGGGTCACTTTCTTCTCTGGACACTTCCTGCTGTGTGTCAGGGACTTGcttattg TTTTTGCCTTGTGCTTTCCGGTCATTTTCCTGTTTGGGTTGCTACCTCAGGTCAATACATTTGTGATGTGTCTGCTGGAGCAGATTGACATGCACATTTTTGGTGGAACCG CTACTACCAGCCCGCTCTCATCTCTGTTCAGCCTCATACGCAGCATAGTGGTGGCAGCTCTGCTTTATGGATTTTGCCTCGGCGCCATTAAT GCCCCATGGGGGGATGCCCATGTGCCAGTGCTGTTCTCCGTGTTTTGTGGTCTACTTTTGGCCTTGTCTTACCACCTAAGCCGCCAAAGCAGTGACCCAACCATTCTGTG GTCACTGGTCCGGTCCAAATTATTCCCAGAACTGGAGAACAGAACACCAGAAGATCCCCCTGTGGAAATCAAAGATCCTCTCCCTGAGAAGCTGCGTAACTCTGTG AGTGAGATCCTTCATTCAGACCTCGTCATGTGTCCGCTCATGGCTGTGATTACCTTCGCCATCAGTGCCAGCACCGTTTTCATCGCTCTCCAG CCTGCTCTCAGCTTCGTCTTGTACATCCTGGCCGGAGTTGTGGGGTTTGTTACACACTATCTCCTGCCTCAGCTCCGTAAACAGCTGCCATGGTTCTGCCTTGCACACCCTGTGCTCCGATCCAGAGAGTACAGCCAGTTTGAAGTCCGAG ATGCTGCTCAGCTGATGTGGTTTGAGAAGCTTTACGCATGGCTTCAGTGCGTGGAGAAATACTTCATCTACCCAGCAGTGGTGCTGAACTCTCTGACAACCGAAGCCCGAACTGTCGGCCAGAGTCATAAAGATCTGGACATGTA cCGAGCTCTCTTCATCTCAGTCGCAGGAATGAAGCTGCTGCGCTCATCCTTCTGCACCCCGTCTCAGCAGTACGTCACGCTGTGCTTCACCACGCTCTTCTTTCACTGCGACTATCCACACTTCTCGGAGACCTTCCTCATCGACTACTACTTCATGTCCATCGTCTTCAGCAAG ATGTGGGATCTGCTGTACAAGTTGCGCTTTGTTCTGACTTACATCGCCCCTTGGCAGATCACATGGGGCTCAGCCTTTCACGCTTTTGCTCAACCGTTTGCCGTCCCTC ACTCTGCTGTGCTTTTCGTTCAGGCAGTCTTCTCCGCCATCTTTTCCACGCCCCTCAACCCCGTTCTAGGCAGTGCCGTGTTCGTCACCTCTTACACGAGGCCTGTGAAATTCTGGGAGCGAGACTACAA CACAAAGCGGGTCGACCATTCGAACACCAGACTCGCCACTCAGTTAGACCGCAACCCAG GCGCCGACGACAACAACTTGAACTCGATTTTCTACGAGCACCTGACGCGCTCTCTGCAGCACAGCCTGTGTGGCGACCTGCTGCTCGGTCGCTGGGGCAACTACAGCACGGGCGACTGCTTCATCCTGGCGTCGGATTACCTCAACGCTCTGGTGCACATCATCGAGATCGGCAACGGCCTCGTCACCTTCCAGCTGCGTGGGCTGGAGTTCAGAG GTACGTACTGTCAGCAGAGGGAGGTAGAGGCCATCACAGAGGGGGTGGAGGAGGACgaaggctgctgctgctgcgaaCCAGGTCATCTGCCGCAGATGTTGTCCTTCAACGCTGCGTTTGGACAACGCTGGCTGGCCTGGGAAGTGGCCGCCACCAAGTATGTTCTGGAGGGCTACAGCATCAGCGACAATAACGCAGCCTCCATGTTGCAAGTGTTCGACCTGCGCAAGATTCTCATCACCTATTATGTGAAG AGCATCATCTACTATGTGAGTCGGTCCCCGAAGCTTGAGGAGTGGCTGGCGAACGAGGCGATCCAGGAGGCCCTGCGGCCGTGCCTTGCCCCCAACTACGTGGACAGCGACCCCACCTTCAACTTGAACATCGACGAGGACTACGACCACCGAGCCTCGGGCATCACCCCCTCCTCATTCAGCATGGTTTACCTCGACTGGATTCAGTACTGCAACAGCAGGCGCCAAACG CCGGTAACTTGTGAGAGAGATTCCCCACTCGTCAACCTGTGTTTTGGCCTTTGTATCCTGGGAAGAAGAGCTCTGGGCACAGCATCTCACAGCATGTCTGCAAG TTTGGAGCCGTTCCTCTACGGCCTGCATGCGCTCTTCAAAGGAGATTTCCGCATCACGTCGCCCAGGGACGAGTGGGTGTTTGCGGACATGGACCTGCTGAATCGAGTTGTGGCGCCAGGAGTCCGAATGTCCCTCAAACTGCATCAG GATCATTTTACGTCTCCAGATGAGTACGAGGATCCGATGGTTCTGTATGATGCAATCACTGGCAACGAAGAAAAGATGCTGATTTCCCATGAAGGTGACCCGGTGTGGCGCAGCGCCATCCTGGCCAACATGCCGTCACTGCTGGCGCTGCGACACATCATGGATGACGGCAGCGACGAGTACAAGATCATCATGCTCAACAAGAGATTCCTCAGCTTCAGAGTCATCAAG GTGAACAGAGAATGTGTGCGTGGGCTGTGGGCCGGCCAACAGCAGGAGCTGGTTTTCCTGCGTAACCGTAACCCAGAGCGAGGGAGCATTCAGAACGCCAAACAAGCCCTGAGGAATATGATCAACTCCTCCTGCGATCAGCCCATTGGTTACCCGATATACGTGTCCCCGCTCACCACCTCGTACGCCGGGGGTCACGGCCAGCTCCGGTCGGTGTGGGGCGGCCCGGTCAGCCCGCACAACATCTACACATGGCTCATCAGCAGCTGGGATCG GCTGCAGAAAGGCTGCGGCGCCGGCTGTAACAGTGGCGGAAACATCGAGGATTCAGACTGCGGAGGAGGCTCCACTTCCATCTCCACTAACCCAGCCATTCACACCACGCAGAGCACGCCGGCCTCCGGCCTGCCACAGCCGCACATCACCACTGTCCAGCCCTCCATGG GTACAGACAACCCCGCAGGCCCGACCCAGAGCTGGCCCCACCATCCCCAGCCTCTCCCATTGGCTCTGCTCAGCCAGTCCGAGAGCAGGATGGAGGCTGGCCTGCTGTCCTCTCTGCAGCGGACGTCCTCCATCCAGGGGCTCCTGGGCCAGCAGCTCTCCAGCTCCCAGCTCTCCTTCAGCAGCTCCGTGGTTCCGCCGCCTCTGCCCGCCCCGGAACGGTTCTGCCCGGCAGCCCTGCTGGAGAACTCGGGCCACAGGTTGAGCCACAGGAGCGGCCTGCACTACGAGAGCCACTTTGGCAAGTGGAGCTTTTCAGGCAGGAAGGGCTTTAACGGGCCGGCCGCCGTGGAGATGGAAGGAGGGCCGGTACAGACGATACGCACACAG cctcctcctccttcagcgCCACCGCAGGAGGCCGGTATCAGACACGACCCACTCGGAGCCACTCAGAGGCTGGACCGGTCTCTGCTGGATTCAGGTGGCTACGGCTGTATTTGA